A region of Mugil cephalus isolate CIBA_MC_2020 chromosome 3, CIBA_Mcephalus_1.1, whole genome shotgun sequence DNA encodes the following proteins:
- the LOC125005954 gene encoding kinesin-like protein KIF23 isoform X3, translating into MQRQGKGRTPRRPGPKKASSTEKDPVGVYCRIRPLGAEHEECCIEMISSSTIQLHPPDGLKANRNGEYKEVQYSFKKVFGINTSQMELFEDVAKPLVEDLIHCKNGLLFTYGVTGSGKTFTMTGSPGEGGLLPRSLDMIFNSIGPFQAKRFVFKPDDKNGMEIQNQVDALLERQKQDNMQSVPKTPSSRQRPDPEFADMISSDEACKSENVDEDCCYTVFVSYIEIYNNYIYDLLEDAPYDPIRPKPPQSKILREDQNHNMYVAGCTEVEVKSTEEAFEVFWKGQKKRRIANTQLNRESSRSHSVFTVKLAQAPLDADGDHILQDKNQVNVSQLCLVDLAGSERTSRTRAEGSRLREAGNINQSLMTLRTCMEVLRENQMCGTNRMVPYRDSKVTHLFKNYFDGEGKVRMVVCVNPKADDYEETMLVMRFAEMTQEVEVARPVDRPICGLAAGRRHRNQAFRDELSRRLEERGGPSNADDPVLLNQLMESLPALPPCELVDPADDQTLPRLIEVLERRHHIRQIMTEQFNKTANTLKTMLQQFDSQLSAKETFLHDQRSRLSEKDKVIINQKSEIERLEKKSKTLEYKVDILQKTTDMYEQDKRSLQQELETREQRLQRELSEKKRMEQRMQGMVTDTRLKWEKECERRVNAKQLEMQNKLWVKDEKLKQLKAIVTESSHAAGCPPERPEKPERPSRDRDRNVAQKRSASPSPKPDLSQTPRHNQIRADQDSHPPSSSSSSSSSSTSSYPSVASSISEWEQRLPVESRSQTRYPGTPHDRSRTPAPCHSTSSVGRRRGQRWAPDSEAPATTLYGLNLEAGTRQTAPPVHPMHRRSHSAGGEKWVDHKPTSNLDLDTVMQPIIPNAIKVSTPNEKALSKCHMYVLRHQELASDGEIETKLIKGNVFKTRAGGQAVQFTDIEILKQECPIAPSRKRRSGSAEGSTQIEDIENRAPAASTSSSHGYQKRRKP; encoded by the exons atgcAGAGACAGGG CAAAGGGAGGACTCCTCGGAGACCTGGGCCAAAGAAGGCGTCCAGCACAGAGAAGGATCCTGTAGGA GTTTACTGCCGTATTCGCCCACTTGGAGCAGAACATGAGGAGTGTTGTATTGAGATGATCAGCAGCTCCACTATTCAGCTGCACCCTCCTGATGGCCTGAAAGCCAACCGCAATGGGGAATACAAGGAG GTGCAATACTCgtttaaaaaagtatttggtATTAATACTTCTCAAATGGAGCTGTTTGAAGATGTTGCCAAGCCACTGGTAGAGGACCTCATTCATTGTAAAAATG GCCTGCTGTTTACATATGGTGTCACTGGAAGTGGTAAGACCTTCACCATGACAGGCTCACCTGGTGAAGGTGGGCTCCTTCCTCGTTCTCTAGATATGATCTTCAACAGCATCGGCCCGTTTCAGGCCAAGAGATTT GTGTTTAAACCAGATGACAAAAATGGTATGGAGATCCAGAATCAAGTTGACGCTCTcctggagagacagaaacaagacaACATGCAGTCAGTGCCAAAAACACCATCTTCCAG GCAAAGGCCTGATCCAGAATTTGCAGATATGATCAGCTCGGATGAAGCATGCAAGTCTGAGAATGTCGACGAAGACTGTTGTTACACTGTATTTGTGTCCTACATCGAGATCTACAACAACTACATCTACGATCTCCTTGAGGATGCACCATATGACCCAATCAGACCAAA ACCACCTCAGTCCAAGATTCTGCGTGAAGATCAGAATCATAACATGTATGTGGCCGGCTGCACGGAGGTTGAGGTTAAATCCACAGAGGAGGCTTTTGAAGTCTTTTGGAAGG gacaaaagaaaaggaggataGCCAACACTCAGCTCAACCGTGAGTCCAGTCGCTCCCACAGTGTGTTCACAGTGAAGCTGGCACAGGCACCTCTTGATGCTGATGGGGACCACATACTACAG GACAAAAACCAGGTGAACGTGAGCCAGCTGTGTCTGGTTGACCTGGCAGGCAGCGAACGCACCAGCAGAACCAGAGCAGAGGGAAGCCGCCTCCGTGAAGCTG GTAATATTAACCAGTCCTTGATGACTCTGCGCACTTGTATGGAAGTCTTGCGCGAAAACCAGATGTGTGGAACTAATAGG ATGGTGCCATACAGGGACTCGAAGGTTACTCATCTCTTTAAAAACTACTTTGACGGAGAAGGAAAAGTCCGGATGGTTGTGTGCGTCAACCCAAAGGCAGATGATTATGAAGAAACTATG CTCGTGATGCGCTTTGCAGAGATGACTCAGGAGGTGGAAGTGGCACGGCCAGTTGATCGGCCAATCTGTGGCCTCGCTGCAGGGCGACGACACAGAAACCAGGCTTTCAGAGATGAGCTTTCCCGTCGTCTGGAAGAACGCGGAGGTCCCAGTAATGCTG atgACCCAGTACTGCTGAATCAACTCATGGAAAGCCTTCCAGCCCTGCCTCCCTGCGAGCTGGTGGACCCAGCTGATGATCAGACGCTGCCCCGTCTGATTGAGGTCTTGGAAAGGAGGCATCACATCCGTCAGATAATGACAGAACAGTTCAACAAAACTG CCAATACACTTAAGACCATGCTTCAGCAGTTTGATAGTCAGCTCAGTGCAAAGGAGACCTTCCTCCACGATCAACGAAGCAGACTCTCCGAGAAAGACAAAGTCATCATCAACCAGAAGTCGGAGATAGAGCGTCTGGAGAAAAAGTCCAAAACGCTAGAATACAAG gtcgACATCCTGCAGAAGACCACAGACATGTATGAGCAGGACAAACGCTCACTTCAGCAGGAGCTGGAGACTCGGGAGCAGAGGCTGCAAAGAGAGCTGTCGGAGAAGAAACGCATGGAGCAGCGCATGCAGGGCATGGTGACCGACACCAGGCTCAAGTGGGAGAAGGAGTGT GAGAGACGAGTGAACGCCAAGCAGCTCGAGATGCAGAACAAACTGTGGGTGAAGGACGAGAAGCTGAAGCAGCTCAAGGCCATAGTGACGGAGAGCAGCCACGCTGCTGGTTGTCCCCCTGAGCGTCCAGAGAAGCCCGAGAGGCCCTCCAGGGACAGAGATCGCAACGTGGCCCAGAAGAGGTCTGCCTCACCATCACCAAAACCT GACTTGAGCCAAACTCCTCGCCACAATCAAATTAGGGCAGATCAGGACTCCcaccccccctcttcctcttcctcctcctcctcctcctccacttcatcCTACCCTTCAGTAGCCTCCTCCATCTCTGAGTGGGAGCAGAGGTTGCCTGTAGAGTCAAGAAGCCAGACTAGGTACCCTGGGACTCCCCATGACAGGAGCCGGACTCCCGCCCCATGCCACAGCACCAGCAGCGTGGGTCGCAGGAGAGGCCAGCGCTGGGCCCCAGACTCTGAGGCCCCTGCTACGACTCTTTATGGGTTAAACCTTGAGGCAGGCACAagg CAGACGGCTCCTCCAGTTCACCCAATGCACAGGCGCTCTCACTCCGCGGGTGGGGAGAAATGGGTAGACCACAAACCCACTTCTAATTTGGACCTAGACACTGTCATGCAGCCAATCATTCCCAATGCAATCAAGGTGTCGACCCCGAACGAGAAAGCTCTGTCTAAATGCCACATGTACGTGCTTAGACATCAAGAGCTTGCCTCAGACGGGGAGATCGagaccaaactgatcaag GGCAACGTTTTTAAGACCAGAGCTGGAGGACAAGCTGTGCAGTTTACTGACATTGAGATACTGAAACAAGAGTGCCCAATAGCACCAAG
- the LOC125005954 gene encoding kinesin-like protein KIF23 isoform X6, with translation MQRQGKGRTPRRPGPKKASSTEKDPVGVYCRIRPLGAEHEECCIEMISSSTIQLHPPDGLKANRNGEYKEVQYSFKKVFGINTSQMELFEDVAKPLVEDLIHCKNGLLFTYGVTGSGKTFTMTGSPGEGGLLPRSLDMIFNSIGPFQAKRFVFKPDDKNGMEIQNQVDALLERQKQDNMQSVPKTPSSRQRPDPEFADMISSDEACKSENVDEDCCYTVFVSYIEIYNNYIYDLLEDAPYDPIRPKPPQSKILREDQNHNMYVAGCTEVEVKSTEEAFEVFWKGQKKRRIANTQLNRESSRSHSVFTVKLAQAPLDADGDHILQDKNQVNVSQLCLVDLAGSERTSRTRAEGSRLREAGNINQSLMTLRTCMEVLRENQMCGTNRMVPYRDSKVTHLFKNYFDGEGKVRMVVCVNPKADDYEETMLVMRFAEMTQEVEVARPVDRPICGLAAGRRHRNQAFRDELSRRLEERGGPSNADDPVLLNQLMESLPALPPCELVDPADDQTLPRLIEVLERRHHIRQIMTEQFNKTANTLKTMLQQFDSQLSAKETFLHDQRSRLSEKDKVIINQKSEIERLEKKSKTLEYKVDILQKTTDMYEQDKRSLQQELETREQRLQRELSEKKRMEQRMQGMVTDTRLKWEKECERRVNAKQLEMQNKLWVKDEKLKQLKAIVTESSHAAGCPPERPEKPERPSRDRDRNVAQKRSASPSPKPTAPPVHPMHRRSHSAGGEKWVDHKPTSNLDLDTVMQPIIPNAIKVSTPNEKALSKCHMYVLRHQELASDGEIETKLIKGNVFKTRAGGQAVQFTDIEILKQECPIAPSRKRRSGSAEGSTQIEDIENRAPAASTSSSHGYQKRRKP, from the exons atgcAGAGACAGGG CAAAGGGAGGACTCCTCGGAGACCTGGGCCAAAGAAGGCGTCCAGCACAGAGAAGGATCCTGTAGGA GTTTACTGCCGTATTCGCCCACTTGGAGCAGAACATGAGGAGTGTTGTATTGAGATGATCAGCAGCTCCACTATTCAGCTGCACCCTCCTGATGGCCTGAAAGCCAACCGCAATGGGGAATACAAGGAG GTGCAATACTCgtttaaaaaagtatttggtATTAATACTTCTCAAATGGAGCTGTTTGAAGATGTTGCCAAGCCACTGGTAGAGGACCTCATTCATTGTAAAAATG GCCTGCTGTTTACATATGGTGTCACTGGAAGTGGTAAGACCTTCACCATGACAGGCTCACCTGGTGAAGGTGGGCTCCTTCCTCGTTCTCTAGATATGATCTTCAACAGCATCGGCCCGTTTCAGGCCAAGAGATTT GTGTTTAAACCAGATGACAAAAATGGTATGGAGATCCAGAATCAAGTTGACGCTCTcctggagagacagaaacaagacaACATGCAGTCAGTGCCAAAAACACCATCTTCCAG GCAAAGGCCTGATCCAGAATTTGCAGATATGATCAGCTCGGATGAAGCATGCAAGTCTGAGAATGTCGACGAAGACTGTTGTTACACTGTATTTGTGTCCTACATCGAGATCTACAACAACTACATCTACGATCTCCTTGAGGATGCACCATATGACCCAATCAGACCAAA ACCACCTCAGTCCAAGATTCTGCGTGAAGATCAGAATCATAACATGTATGTGGCCGGCTGCACGGAGGTTGAGGTTAAATCCACAGAGGAGGCTTTTGAAGTCTTTTGGAAGG gacaaaagaaaaggaggataGCCAACACTCAGCTCAACCGTGAGTCCAGTCGCTCCCACAGTGTGTTCACAGTGAAGCTGGCACAGGCACCTCTTGATGCTGATGGGGACCACATACTACAG GACAAAAACCAGGTGAACGTGAGCCAGCTGTGTCTGGTTGACCTGGCAGGCAGCGAACGCACCAGCAGAACCAGAGCAGAGGGAAGCCGCCTCCGTGAAGCTG GTAATATTAACCAGTCCTTGATGACTCTGCGCACTTGTATGGAAGTCTTGCGCGAAAACCAGATGTGTGGAACTAATAGG ATGGTGCCATACAGGGACTCGAAGGTTACTCATCTCTTTAAAAACTACTTTGACGGAGAAGGAAAAGTCCGGATGGTTGTGTGCGTCAACCCAAAGGCAGATGATTATGAAGAAACTATG CTCGTGATGCGCTTTGCAGAGATGACTCAGGAGGTGGAAGTGGCACGGCCAGTTGATCGGCCAATCTGTGGCCTCGCTGCAGGGCGACGACACAGAAACCAGGCTTTCAGAGATGAGCTTTCCCGTCGTCTGGAAGAACGCGGAGGTCCCAGTAATGCTG atgACCCAGTACTGCTGAATCAACTCATGGAAAGCCTTCCAGCCCTGCCTCCCTGCGAGCTGGTGGACCCAGCTGATGATCAGACGCTGCCCCGTCTGATTGAGGTCTTGGAAAGGAGGCATCACATCCGTCAGATAATGACAGAACAGTTCAACAAAACTG CCAATACACTTAAGACCATGCTTCAGCAGTTTGATAGTCAGCTCAGTGCAAAGGAGACCTTCCTCCACGATCAACGAAGCAGACTCTCCGAGAAAGACAAAGTCATCATCAACCAGAAGTCGGAGATAGAGCGTCTGGAGAAAAAGTCCAAAACGCTAGAATACAAG gtcgACATCCTGCAGAAGACCACAGACATGTATGAGCAGGACAAACGCTCACTTCAGCAGGAGCTGGAGACTCGGGAGCAGAGGCTGCAAAGAGAGCTGTCGGAGAAGAAACGCATGGAGCAGCGCATGCAGGGCATGGTGACCGACACCAGGCTCAAGTGGGAGAAGGAGTGT GAGAGACGAGTGAACGCCAAGCAGCTCGAGATGCAGAACAAACTGTGGGTGAAGGACGAGAAGCTGAAGCAGCTCAAGGCCATAGTGACGGAGAGCAGCCACGCTGCTGGTTGTCCCCCTGAGCGTCCAGAGAAGCCCGAGAGGCCCTCCAGGGACAGAGATCGCAACGTGGCCCAGAAGAGGTCTGCCTCACCATCACCAAAACCT ACGGCTCCTCCAGTTCACCCAATGCACAGGCGCTCTCACTCCGCGGGTGGGGAGAAATGGGTAGACCACAAACCCACTTCTAATTTGGACCTAGACACTGTCATGCAGCCAATCATTCCCAATGCAATCAAGGTGTCGACCCCGAACGAGAAAGCTCTGTCTAAATGCCACATGTACGTGCTTAGACATCAAGAGCTTGCCTCAGACGGGGAGATCGagaccaaactgatcaag GGCAACGTTTTTAAGACCAGAGCTGGAGGACAAGCTGTGCAGTTTACTGACATTGAGATACTGAAACAAGAGTGCCCAATAGCACCAAG
- the LOC125005954 gene encoding kinesin-like protein KIF23 isoform X2 gives MQRQGKGRTPRRPGPKKASSTEKDPVGVYCRIRPLGAEHEECCIEMISSSTIQLHPPDGLKANRNGEYKEVQYSFKKVFGINTSQMELFEDVAKPLVEDLIHCKNGLLFTYGVTGSGKTFTMTGSPGEGGLLPRSLDMIFNSIGPFQAKRFVFKPDDKNGMEIQNQVDALLERQKQDNMQSVPKTPSSRQRPDPEFADMISSDEACKSENVDEDCCYTVFVSYIEIYNNYIYDLLEDAPYDPIRPKWIGGATPVRNNELVPPQSKILREDQNHNMYVAGCTEVEVKSTEEAFEVFWKGQKKRRIANTQLNRESSRSHSVFTVKLAQAPLDADGDHILQDKNQVNVSQLCLVDLAGSERTSRTRAEGSRLREAGNINQSLMTLRTCMEVLRENQMCGTNRMVPYRDSKVTHLFKNYFDGEGKVRMVVCVNPKADDYEETMLVMRFAEMTQEVEVARPVDRPICGLAAGRRHRNQAFRDELSRRLEERGGPSNADDPVLLNQLMESLPALPPCELVDPADDQTLPRLIEVLERRHHIRQIMTEQFNKTANTLKTMLQQFDSQLSAKETFLHDQRSRLSEKDKVIINQKSEIERLEKKSKTLEYKVDILQKTTDMYEQDKRSLQQELETREQRLQRELSEKKRMEQRMQGMVTDTRLKWEKECERRVNAKQLEMQNKLWVKDEKLKQLKAIVTESSHAAGCPPERPEKPERPSRDRDRNVAQKRSASPSPKPDLSQTPRHNQIRADQDSHPPSSSSSSSSSSTSSYPSVASSISEWEQRLPVESRSQTRYPGTPHDRSRTPAPCHSTSSVGRRRGQRWAPDSEAPATTLYGLNLEAGTRTAPPVHPMHRRSHSAGGEKWVDHKPTSNLDLDTVMQPIIPNAIKVSTPNEKALSKCHMYVLRHQELASDGEIETKLIKGNVFKTRAGGQAVQFTDIEILKQECPIAPSRKRRSGSAEGSTQIEDIENRAPAASTSSSHGYQKRRKP, from the exons atgcAGAGACAGGG CAAAGGGAGGACTCCTCGGAGACCTGGGCCAAAGAAGGCGTCCAGCACAGAGAAGGATCCTGTAGGA GTTTACTGCCGTATTCGCCCACTTGGAGCAGAACATGAGGAGTGTTGTATTGAGATGATCAGCAGCTCCACTATTCAGCTGCACCCTCCTGATGGCCTGAAAGCCAACCGCAATGGGGAATACAAGGAG GTGCAATACTCgtttaaaaaagtatttggtATTAATACTTCTCAAATGGAGCTGTTTGAAGATGTTGCCAAGCCACTGGTAGAGGACCTCATTCATTGTAAAAATG GCCTGCTGTTTACATATGGTGTCACTGGAAGTGGTAAGACCTTCACCATGACAGGCTCACCTGGTGAAGGTGGGCTCCTTCCTCGTTCTCTAGATATGATCTTCAACAGCATCGGCCCGTTTCAGGCCAAGAGATTT GTGTTTAAACCAGATGACAAAAATGGTATGGAGATCCAGAATCAAGTTGACGCTCTcctggagagacagaaacaagacaACATGCAGTCAGTGCCAAAAACACCATCTTCCAG GCAAAGGCCTGATCCAGAATTTGCAGATATGATCAGCTCGGATGAAGCATGCAAGTCTGAGAATGTCGACGAAGACTGTTGTTACACTGTATTTGTGTCCTACATCGAGATCTACAACAACTACATCTACGATCTCCTTGAGGATGCACCATATGACCCAATCAGACCAAA GTGGATCGGCGGAGCCACGCCTGTACGGAACAATGAGTTGGT ACCACCTCAGTCCAAGATTCTGCGTGAAGATCAGAATCATAACATGTATGTGGCCGGCTGCACGGAGGTTGAGGTTAAATCCACAGAGGAGGCTTTTGAAGTCTTTTGGAAGG gacaaaagaaaaggaggataGCCAACACTCAGCTCAACCGTGAGTCCAGTCGCTCCCACAGTGTGTTCACAGTGAAGCTGGCACAGGCACCTCTTGATGCTGATGGGGACCACATACTACAG GACAAAAACCAGGTGAACGTGAGCCAGCTGTGTCTGGTTGACCTGGCAGGCAGCGAACGCACCAGCAGAACCAGAGCAGAGGGAAGCCGCCTCCGTGAAGCTG GTAATATTAACCAGTCCTTGATGACTCTGCGCACTTGTATGGAAGTCTTGCGCGAAAACCAGATGTGTGGAACTAATAGG ATGGTGCCATACAGGGACTCGAAGGTTACTCATCTCTTTAAAAACTACTTTGACGGAGAAGGAAAAGTCCGGATGGTTGTGTGCGTCAACCCAAAGGCAGATGATTATGAAGAAACTATG CTCGTGATGCGCTTTGCAGAGATGACTCAGGAGGTGGAAGTGGCACGGCCAGTTGATCGGCCAATCTGTGGCCTCGCTGCAGGGCGACGACACAGAAACCAGGCTTTCAGAGATGAGCTTTCCCGTCGTCTGGAAGAACGCGGAGGTCCCAGTAATGCTG atgACCCAGTACTGCTGAATCAACTCATGGAAAGCCTTCCAGCCCTGCCTCCCTGCGAGCTGGTGGACCCAGCTGATGATCAGACGCTGCCCCGTCTGATTGAGGTCTTGGAAAGGAGGCATCACATCCGTCAGATAATGACAGAACAGTTCAACAAAACTG CCAATACACTTAAGACCATGCTTCAGCAGTTTGATAGTCAGCTCAGTGCAAAGGAGACCTTCCTCCACGATCAACGAAGCAGACTCTCCGAGAAAGACAAAGTCATCATCAACCAGAAGTCGGAGATAGAGCGTCTGGAGAAAAAGTCCAAAACGCTAGAATACAAG gtcgACATCCTGCAGAAGACCACAGACATGTATGAGCAGGACAAACGCTCACTTCAGCAGGAGCTGGAGACTCGGGAGCAGAGGCTGCAAAGAGAGCTGTCGGAGAAGAAACGCATGGAGCAGCGCATGCAGGGCATGGTGACCGACACCAGGCTCAAGTGGGAGAAGGAGTGT GAGAGACGAGTGAACGCCAAGCAGCTCGAGATGCAGAACAAACTGTGGGTGAAGGACGAGAAGCTGAAGCAGCTCAAGGCCATAGTGACGGAGAGCAGCCACGCTGCTGGTTGTCCCCCTGAGCGTCCAGAGAAGCCCGAGAGGCCCTCCAGGGACAGAGATCGCAACGTGGCCCAGAAGAGGTCTGCCTCACCATCACCAAAACCT GACTTGAGCCAAACTCCTCGCCACAATCAAATTAGGGCAGATCAGGACTCCcaccccccctcttcctcttcctcctcctcctcctcctccacttcatcCTACCCTTCAGTAGCCTCCTCCATCTCTGAGTGGGAGCAGAGGTTGCCTGTAGAGTCAAGAAGCCAGACTAGGTACCCTGGGACTCCCCATGACAGGAGCCGGACTCCCGCCCCATGCCACAGCACCAGCAGCGTGGGTCGCAGGAGAGGCCAGCGCTGGGCCCCAGACTCTGAGGCCCCTGCTACGACTCTTTATGGGTTAAACCTTGAGGCAGGCACAagg ACGGCTCCTCCAGTTCACCCAATGCACAGGCGCTCTCACTCCGCGGGTGGGGAGAAATGGGTAGACCACAAACCCACTTCTAATTTGGACCTAGACACTGTCATGCAGCCAATCATTCCCAATGCAATCAAGGTGTCGACCCCGAACGAGAAAGCTCTGTCTAAATGCCACATGTACGTGCTTAGACATCAAGAGCTTGCCTCAGACGGGGAGATCGagaccaaactgatcaag GGCAACGTTTTTAAGACCAGAGCTGGAGGACAAGCTGTGCAGTTTACTGACATTGAGATACTGAAACAAGAGTGCCCAATAGCACCAAG
- the LOC125005954 gene encoding kinesin-like protein KIF23 isoform X1, whose product MQRQGKGRTPRRPGPKKASSTEKDPVGVYCRIRPLGAEHEECCIEMISSSTIQLHPPDGLKANRNGEYKEVQYSFKKVFGINTSQMELFEDVAKPLVEDLIHCKNGLLFTYGVTGSGKTFTMTGSPGEGGLLPRSLDMIFNSIGPFQAKRFVFKPDDKNGMEIQNQVDALLERQKQDNMQSVPKTPSSRQRPDPEFADMISSDEACKSENVDEDCCYTVFVSYIEIYNNYIYDLLEDAPYDPIRPKWIGGATPVRNNELVPPQSKILREDQNHNMYVAGCTEVEVKSTEEAFEVFWKGQKKRRIANTQLNRESSRSHSVFTVKLAQAPLDADGDHILQDKNQVNVSQLCLVDLAGSERTSRTRAEGSRLREAGNINQSLMTLRTCMEVLRENQMCGTNRMVPYRDSKVTHLFKNYFDGEGKVRMVVCVNPKADDYEETMLVMRFAEMTQEVEVARPVDRPICGLAAGRRHRNQAFRDELSRRLEERGGPSNADDPVLLNQLMESLPALPPCELVDPADDQTLPRLIEVLERRHHIRQIMTEQFNKTANTLKTMLQQFDSQLSAKETFLHDQRSRLSEKDKVIINQKSEIERLEKKSKTLEYKVDILQKTTDMYEQDKRSLQQELETREQRLQRELSEKKRMEQRMQGMVTDTRLKWEKECERRVNAKQLEMQNKLWVKDEKLKQLKAIVTESSHAAGCPPERPEKPERPSRDRDRNVAQKRSASPSPKPDLSQTPRHNQIRADQDSHPPSSSSSSSSSSTSSYPSVASSISEWEQRLPVESRSQTRYPGTPHDRSRTPAPCHSTSSVGRRRGQRWAPDSEAPATTLYGLNLEAGTRQTAPPVHPMHRRSHSAGGEKWVDHKPTSNLDLDTVMQPIIPNAIKVSTPNEKALSKCHMYVLRHQELASDGEIETKLIKGNVFKTRAGGQAVQFTDIEILKQECPIAPSRKRRSGSAEGSTQIEDIENRAPAASTSSSHGYQKRRKP is encoded by the exons atgcAGAGACAGGG CAAAGGGAGGACTCCTCGGAGACCTGGGCCAAAGAAGGCGTCCAGCACAGAGAAGGATCCTGTAGGA GTTTACTGCCGTATTCGCCCACTTGGAGCAGAACATGAGGAGTGTTGTATTGAGATGATCAGCAGCTCCACTATTCAGCTGCACCCTCCTGATGGCCTGAAAGCCAACCGCAATGGGGAATACAAGGAG GTGCAATACTCgtttaaaaaagtatttggtATTAATACTTCTCAAATGGAGCTGTTTGAAGATGTTGCCAAGCCACTGGTAGAGGACCTCATTCATTGTAAAAATG GCCTGCTGTTTACATATGGTGTCACTGGAAGTGGTAAGACCTTCACCATGACAGGCTCACCTGGTGAAGGTGGGCTCCTTCCTCGTTCTCTAGATATGATCTTCAACAGCATCGGCCCGTTTCAGGCCAAGAGATTT GTGTTTAAACCAGATGACAAAAATGGTATGGAGATCCAGAATCAAGTTGACGCTCTcctggagagacagaaacaagacaACATGCAGTCAGTGCCAAAAACACCATCTTCCAG GCAAAGGCCTGATCCAGAATTTGCAGATATGATCAGCTCGGATGAAGCATGCAAGTCTGAGAATGTCGACGAAGACTGTTGTTACACTGTATTTGTGTCCTACATCGAGATCTACAACAACTACATCTACGATCTCCTTGAGGATGCACCATATGACCCAATCAGACCAAA GTGGATCGGCGGAGCCACGCCTGTACGGAACAATGAGTTGGT ACCACCTCAGTCCAAGATTCTGCGTGAAGATCAGAATCATAACATGTATGTGGCCGGCTGCACGGAGGTTGAGGTTAAATCCACAGAGGAGGCTTTTGAAGTCTTTTGGAAGG gacaaaagaaaaggaggataGCCAACACTCAGCTCAACCGTGAGTCCAGTCGCTCCCACAGTGTGTTCACAGTGAAGCTGGCACAGGCACCTCTTGATGCTGATGGGGACCACATACTACAG GACAAAAACCAGGTGAACGTGAGCCAGCTGTGTCTGGTTGACCTGGCAGGCAGCGAACGCACCAGCAGAACCAGAGCAGAGGGAAGCCGCCTCCGTGAAGCTG GTAATATTAACCAGTCCTTGATGACTCTGCGCACTTGTATGGAAGTCTTGCGCGAAAACCAGATGTGTGGAACTAATAGG ATGGTGCCATACAGGGACTCGAAGGTTACTCATCTCTTTAAAAACTACTTTGACGGAGAAGGAAAAGTCCGGATGGTTGTGTGCGTCAACCCAAAGGCAGATGATTATGAAGAAACTATG CTCGTGATGCGCTTTGCAGAGATGACTCAGGAGGTGGAAGTGGCACGGCCAGTTGATCGGCCAATCTGTGGCCTCGCTGCAGGGCGACGACACAGAAACCAGGCTTTCAGAGATGAGCTTTCCCGTCGTCTGGAAGAACGCGGAGGTCCCAGTAATGCTG atgACCCAGTACTGCTGAATCAACTCATGGAAAGCCTTCCAGCCCTGCCTCCCTGCGAGCTGGTGGACCCAGCTGATGATCAGACGCTGCCCCGTCTGATTGAGGTCTTGGAAAGGAGGCATCACATCCGTCAGATAATGACAGAACAGTTCAACAAAACTG CCAATACACTTAAGACCATGCTTCAGCAGTTTGATAGTCAGCTCAGTGCAAAGGAGACCTTCCTCCACGATCAACGAAGCAGACTCTCCGAGAAAGACAAAGTCATCATCAACCAGAAGTCGGAGATAGAGCGTCTGGAGAAAAAGTCCAAAACGCTAGAATACAAG gtcgACATCCTGCAGAAGACCACAGACATGTATGAGCAGGACAAACGCTCACTTCAGCAGGAGCTGGAGACTCGGGAGCAGAGGCTGCAAAGAGAGCTGTCGGAGAAGAAACGCATGGAGCAGCGCATGCAGGGCATGGTGACCGACACCAGGCTCAAGTGGGAGAAGGAGTGT GAGAGACGAGTGAACGCCAAGCAGCTCGAGATGCAGAACAAACTGTGGGTGAAGGACGAGAAGCTGAAGCAGCTCAAGGCCATAGTGACGGAGAGCAGCCACGCTGCTGGTTGTCCCCCTGAGCGTCCAGAGAAGCCCGAGAGGCCCTCCAGGGACAGAGATCGCAACGTGGCCCAGAAGAGGTCTGCCTCACCATCACCAAAACCT GACTTGAGCCAAACTCCTCGCCACAATCAAATTAGGGCAGATCAGGACTCCcaccccccctcttcctcttcctcctcctcctcctcctccacttcatcCTACCCTTCAGTAGCCTCCTCCATCTCTGAGTGGGAGCAGAGGTTGCCTGTAGAGTCAAGAAGCCAGACTAGGTACCCTGGGACTCCCCATGACAGGAGCCGGACTCCCGCCCCATGCCACAGCACCAGCAGCGTGGGTCGCAGGAGAGGCCAGCGCTGGGCCCCAGACTCTGAGGCCCCTGCTACGACTCTTTATGGGTTAAACCTTGAGGCAGGCACAagg CAGACGGCTCCTCCAGTTCACCCAATGCACAGGCGCTCTCACTCCGCGGGTGGGGAGAAATGGGTAGACCACAAACCCACTTCTAATTTGGACCTAGACACTGTCATGCAGCCAATCATTCCCAATGCAATCAAGGTGTCGACCCCGAACGAGAAAGCTCTGTCTAAATGCCACATGTACGTGCTTAGACATCAAGAGCTTGCCTCAGACGGGGAGATCGagaccaaactgatcaag GGCAACGTTTTTAAGACCAGAGCTGGAGGACAAGCTGTGCAGTTTACTGACATTGAGATACTGAAACAAGAGTGCCCAATAGCACCAAG